The Haloferax sp. Atlit-12N genome window below encodes:
- a CDS encoding site-specific integrase — MEKSYEITDDDIVQYVKRRKLRAGDKSTWSRTQEGLRKFQRFLDEFGFNSYEEVDEEDMEMFLDFLLEDGGSDLTVKGLFSTTRVFLQKNDIEAADDVDLTELGDQTLAQQNLKDGIHYVTKEEHQLMRDHYESLREELICELLWSTGIRRSEAASIQLNHIDRDEESIWIDNAKNDDNRIVYYSSNFSRILRKWLDRGGRAQYDKAPDSNYLICTSYSTQVQNKYPNEVVKRVADRAGILDTYAEDAAGRPLHHPTAHSYRHSYAVYRVKNGMNLKFLSLLMGHQSVEVTADNYLHFKQEEIKEANENHRPKF; from the coding sequence ATGGAGAAATCCTACGAAATCACGGACGACGATATAGTGCAGTATGTGAAGCGACGGAAACTGCGTGCTGGCGATAAATCCACTTGGTCACGCACCCAAGAAGGTCTCCGCAAATTCCAACGCTTCCTTGACGAGTTTGGCTTCAACTCATATGAAGAAGTGGACGAGGAAGATATGGAGATGTTCCTCGACTTCCTGTTAGAGGACGGTGGCTCCGACCTGACCGTCAAAGGACTGTTCTCCACAACTCGTGTCTTCCTGCAGAAGAACGATATCGAAGCCGCCGACGATGTAGACCTCACCGAACTCGGAGACCAAACTCTCGCTCAACAAAACCTCAAAGACGGCATCCACTATGTGACGAAGGAAGAACACCAGCTGATGCGAGACCACTACGAATCGCTTCGTGAAGAACTAATATGCGAACTCCTCTGGTCAACTGGAATTCGGCGCTCCGAAGCCGCATCTATCCAACTCAATCACATCGATAGAGATGAAGAAAGCATCTGGATAGACAACGCCAAAAACGACGATAATCGCATCGTCTACTACTCATCTAACTTTTCCCGCATCCTCCGAAAGTGGCTCGACCGAGGCGGGCGAGCGCAATACGACAAAGCACCCGATTCAAACTACCTCATCTGCACTTCGTACTCGACACAGGTGCAGAACAAATACCCAAACGAAGTGGTGAAGCGAGTAGCCGACCGTGCAGGCATCCTCGACACTTACGCAGAGGACGCTGCGGGCCGTCCACTACACCACCCAACTGCCCACTCTTACAGACACTCATATGCGGTCTATCGGGTAAAGAACGGGATGAACCTCAAGTTCCTCTCGTTGCTGATGGGTCATCAGAGCGTTGAGGTTACTGCTGATAATTATCTCCACTTTAAGCAAGAAGAAATCAAAGAAGCGAACGAGAACCACCGACCGAAGTTTTAG
- a CDS encoding minichromosome maintenance protein MCM → MIDYLTKFDFERNEGLVQTIDQLFDEDLATVEVDDVTVTVTLDFDTLSELNENLPRLFRNDPDGALYNLELIGCERAEEQGLIQSDDIKYTNIVVETEQDGKRVDELTTADHNRLVQIDATVEQVYAKKPITIDTVWRCVVCGTRNSVSQYTVDGQIDKPHSCVAKDCNNTAQSKFKIIDEEEVEQSRQLIKLSDDATADRQGEDILAHLYPPLLDSVEVGETVTVTAIPRTYREQKNDAVKERELVILGIDNERETLEITAEERERFEEIVESGDAEELLLESLAPHIVGDEIEDFKQGVLAAIVSGDVEWMDRSDLNIIGIGSPAVGKTKILEFIEESVARSKIAEGSGSSKAGLLGFAMEDKEKGGWYARTGPYFRYRDVMMDELADMNSEEMQGMKSALEHQSYTINSGDVDQTLTTTGSFIGASNPIDGKFNEHEAFDDQFAIDPALLSRFGLVFIIEDNQDEEADKTKATAMMSRWQEAAADDPNHDRLSKSEFGKFVEFLKEHEPAPPAEVEVEFIAEEFASLRADDSDHIDLRKLPTIMRLATVFARLNGHDRIERDDMTRGAEMLIDSVNRLDEANIDKSVLWTGENSEQMEAKEKVVDAVEALHHAEDDDPTQEEVERRIVMNHQLDQETIRWAVESRLDDGTVYEDEDGVLHTQK, encoded by the coding sequence ATGATTGACTATCTAACTAAATTCGACTTCGAACGAAACGAAGGACTCGTACAGACTATCGACCAACTCTTTGATGAAGACCTCGCCACGGTTGAAGTGGACGATGTGACGGTAACAGTCACACTCGACTTTGACACTCTCAGCGAGTTGAACGAAAACCTCCCACGGCTATTCAGGAACGACCCAGATGGTGCTCTTTACAACCTCGAACTCATCGGGTGTGAGCGTGCTGAAGAACAGGGATTGATTCAGTCGGATGATATCAAGTACACGAACATCGTCGTGGAAACCGAACAAGACGGAAAACGAGTTGATGAACTCACTACCGCTGACCACAACCGCCTCGTGCAGATTGATGCGACCGTGGAACAGGTGTACGCCAAGAAGCCAATCACTATCGACACGGTATGGCGGTGCGTTGTCTGTGGTACTCGAAACAGCGTCAGCCAGTACACGGTAGACGGACAAATCGATAAGCCGCACTCGTGCGTTGCGAAAGACTGTAACAACACGGCGCAGTCTAAGTTCAAAATTATTGATGAGGAGGAGGTGGAGCAATCTCGCCAGCTCATCAAACTCTCTGATGACGCAACTGCTGACCGACAAGGTGAGGATATCCTCGCTCACCTCTACCCACCGCTTCTCGATAGCGTCGAGGTCGGCGAGACCGTCACAGTCACGGCCATCCCTCGCACTTACAGAGAACAGAAGAACGACGCTGTGAAAGAGCGAGAACTTGTCATCCTTGGAATCGACAATGAACGAGAAACGCTCGAAATCACAGCCGAAGAACGAGAACGATTCGAAGAAATCGTTGAATCAGGTGATGCTGAAGAACTCTTGCTTGAGTCTCTCGCTCCACATATTGTTGGTGATGAGATTGAGGACTTCAAGCAAGGAGTCCTCGCTGCTATCGTATCTGGTGATGTGGAGTGGATGGACCGTTCCGACCTCAACATCATCGGGATTGGTTCACCTGCAGTCGGGAAGACAAAGATTCTCGAATTTATCGAGGAGTCAGTTGCTCGCTCGAAGATTGCTGAAGGTAGTGGGTCAAGCAAAGCAGGACTGCTTGGGTTTGCAATGGAAGATAAAGAAAAAGGTGGCTGGTACGCTCGAACGGGACCGTACTTCCGATACCGAGATGTGATGATGGATGAGCTCGCCGACATGAATTCAGAAGAGATGCAGGGGATGAAGTCGGCACTTGAACATCAGTCGTATACAATCAACAGCGGTGATGTAGACCAGACTCTCACTACTACTGGTTCCTTCATCGGCGCATCAAATCCTATCGATGGGAAATTCAACGAACATGAAGCGTTTGATGACCAGTTTGCCATCGACCCTGCACTTCTCAGCCGATTTGGATTGGTGTTCATCATCGAGGATAATCAGGATGAAGAAGCAGATAAGACGAAGGCGACGGCGATGATGAGTCGGTGGCAAGAAGCCGCCGCTGACGACCCGAACCACGACCGACTCTCCAAGTCAGAGTTCGGGAAGTTCGTTGAATTCCTCAAAGAACACGAGCCTGCCCCGCCTGCTGAGGTAGAAGTCGAATTCATCGCTGAAGAGTTCGCTTCCCTACGGGCCGACGATAGCGACCACATCGACCTCCGAAAACTGCCAACGATTATGCGGCTTGCGACAGTCTTCGCCCGCCTCAACGGACACGACCGAATCGAACGAGATGATATGACTCGTGGAGCAGAGATGCTCATCGATTCCGTCAACCGCCTCGATGAAGCGAACATCGACAAGTCGGTACTGTGGACTGGTGAGAACTCCGAGCAGATGGAGGCAAAGGAGAAGGTAGTCGATGCTGTTGAGGCGCTCCACCACGCTGAGGATGACGACCCGACTCAAGAGGAAGTCGAGCGACGGATTGTGATGAACCACCAGCTCGACCAGGAGACGATTCGGTGGGCGGTTGAAAGTCGCCTCGATGATGGAACAGTCTACGAAGATGAGGATGGCGTACTACACACGCAGAAGTAA
- a CDS encoding carboxypeptidase-like regulatory domain-containing protein yields MTSFLRNLSIGEQLTLVVIGLFFVAMVGGAAIVGAAAMDSVNDTEPVGNETDAKTTANIAWLNATNWGGSNSTEITAYNETGTVLWQTSVRNEDIGNTEGSARSAVVGNGEYVYVASNYELYKLNATTGELINTTGSGGQRVALDPSGNLLTTLDHQRQSISKDTVYSLDANGTLTVSDASYDGTGNYSTTTTAEYASSSYETENISEVAHQTHNTVHASTDEYVVISVRIEGRSEDEWDTHIVNRSTGESVYEIEYTDQGSLQTAAVKPNGTLIVNAYIKPDASAQGEINETYVEFDTATGTVVTEKTGNAAELEHDFFRNSWVSSLEYYAVGEYEVSINKASLYSYDHSYQISIYNESGAKIYQNDSAEFGPNYIDAYGGTYDIEVDGLGLQPQRINNTTVYHAQTNTQSFSIEYAGTGTLNITSVTNDSGTELENWSVQVSDSSGETIRSAQNTTAPVEYELTAGESYTVEVSKSGFNTTQQSVSISENNTTQVDLTLVDETTETTTDDGGDETTTDDGDDVGVIVPGGGGDDGTTDVLAVVFGVGGIGFLIFLLVAVLAFRSGQQQFALILVILVLSMMVAPPMMVGDVTAQTTESGPPEEVADLLVFTAFEDRNGQPIKDTVYAVDPSTNETAWVTELNASGTGNESAIAVASDETAHRIYALTIGDNDSVRAYSLESSSGDIVESHKLNLTSYQLGRFAVAGDSSLYFNTPDKTYSFDFSSDSLTEMYTYESVPVQAYSMGIQDGQLEQAAYAPDLEATFVYEGTNRTDDFGGSLSRIDHTTQGYVYQTSGESYLEFRTDGQTTWSYVESESLLRAAASDGTSVYATVGDELRQYGTTANSDETVLYTANPSDKTSHRLSTLEYDSGHLHQFQTRQGNTENLTSDTPTLVYRMHDPSTGDLVYETKIAHDSNYHRSVAVVHDTDKISAIVGGSEPAYSLGDILDEYLPTEYILAGLGILFVAFVGILLLIWKVAKMPLKILSFPFKMFWKLLKMLRP; encoded by the coding sequence ATGACAAGTTTTCTTAGAAATTTGAGTATCGGCGAACAACTAACACTCGTAGTCATCGGACTGTTCTTCGTTGCGATGGTCGGGGGTGCGGCTATCGTCGGTGCGGCAGCGATGGATTCCGTCAACGACACTGAGCCAGTTGGCAACGAAACAGACGCAAAGACGACGGCCAATATTGCGTGGCTCAACGCAACCAACTGGGGCGGCTCTAACTCCACCGAAATCACGGCATACAACGAAACAGGCACAGTCCTCTGGCAGACCTCAGTCAGAAACGAAGATATCGGCAATACAGAAGGGTCAGCCCGCTCTGCTGTGGTCGGAAACGGCGAATATGTCTATGTCGCCTCGAATTACGAGTTATACAAGCTCAACGCAACTACTGGCGAACTCATCAACACAACAGGCAGCGGAGGTCAGCGTGTTGCCCTTGACCCATCTGGGAATCTCCTAACTACGCTCGACCACCAGCGGCAATCCATCTCTAAAGATACAGTCTACAGTCTCGACGCAAACGGGACGCTCACAGTCTCCGACGCCTCGTATGATGGAACAGGTAACTACTCGACCACAACGACTGCAGAATACGCTTCTAGCTCTTACGAGACCGAGAATATCTCTGAGGTGGCTCATCAAACTCATAACACCGTCCATGCGTCCACGGATGAGTATGTCGTCATCAGCGTCCGCATCGAGGGGCGTTCGGAGGACGAGTGGGACACGCACATCGTCAACCGCTCCACGGGCGAATCGGTCTACGAAATCGAATATACCGACCAAGGCTCGCTTCAAACTGCAGCTGTCAAGCCAAACGGGACGCTCATCGTCAACGCTTACATCAAGCCAGATGCGTCCGCACAGGGCGAAATCAACGAAACCTATGTCGAGTTCGATACGGCGACTGGAACAGTCGTCACGGAAAAGACAGGGAACGCCGCAGAATTAGAGCACGATTTTTTTCGGAACTCGTGGGTGAGTAGTCTCGAATATTACGCAGTCGGAGAGTATGAGGTCTCCATCAATAAAGCGAGTCTCTACTCGTATGACCACTCATACCAGATTTCCATCTACAACGAGTCTGGAGCGAAAATCTACCAGAACGACTCTGCTGAGTTTGGTCCTAATTATATCGACGCCTACGGTGGGACATACGATATCGAGGTAGATGGTCTCGGACTTCAACCACAGCGAATCAACAACACGACCGTCTACCACGCCCAGACAAACACTCAGAGTTTCTCAATCGAATATGCTGGAACTGGAACGCTCAATATCACCAGCGTCACCAACGACAGCGGAACGGAGCTCGAAAACTGGTCTGTCCAAGTCTCAGACTCATCAGGAGAAACGATTCGGTCAGCACAAAACACGACTGCCCCAGTTGAGTACGAACTGACTGCAGGAGAGTCCTATACGGTCGAAGTCAGCAAGTCTGGATTCAACACCACTCAACAGTCTGTATCCATCTCTGAGAACAATACGACGCAGGTAGATTTGACACTCGTAGACGAAACGACTGAAACAACAACGGATGACGGTGGCGATGAAACAACCACGGACGACGGAGATGATGTAGGAGTAATCGTCCCAGGCGGCGGTGGAGATGATGGCACAACTGATGTGCTTGCTGTCGTGTTCGGCGTCGGTGGCATCGGTTTCCTCATCTTCCTCTTGGTGGCCGTGCTTGCCTTCAGAAGCGGTCAGCAACAGTTCGCCCTCATCCTCGTGATACTCGTTCTGTCGATGATGGTCGCCCCACCGATGATGGTCGGCGATGTAACAGCCCAAACAACCGAGAGTGGTCCACCTGAAGAAGTCGCTGACCTCCTCGTCTTCACTGCCTTCGAGGATAGGAACGGACAGCCAATCAAGGACACCGTGTACGCTGTAGACCCAAGTACTAACGAGACCGCTTGGGTGACGGAACTCAACGCATCGGGAACAGGAAACGAGTCAGCAATCGCAGTCGCCTCTGACGAGACCGCCCACCGCATCTACGCTTTGACTATCGGCGACAACGATTCTGTCCGAGCCTACTCACTTGAGTCATCATCAGGCGATATCGTTGAATCTCATAAACTCAATCTCACCAGTTACCAGCTCGGTCGGTTCGCAGTCGCTGGCGATTCGAGCCTCTACTTCAATACACCAGACAAGACCTACTCCTTCGACTTCAGTTCGGACTCGCTGACCGAGATGTACACATACGAATCTGTGCCCGTGCAGGCGTACTCGATGGGTATCCAAGATGGGCAACTTGAGCAAGCCGCTTACGCCCCTGACTTGGAGGCTACCTTCGTATATGAGGGGACGAACCGTACTGATGATTTCGGCGGCTCACTCTCCCGCATCGACCATACTACTCAAGGATATGTCTACCAGACCTCGGGCGAATCCTATCTCGAATTCAGAACCGACGGTCAAACCACTTGGTCGTATGTCGAGTCAGAATCTCTCCTCCGAGCAGCTGCTTCCGATGGAACGAGTGTGTACGCCACAGTTGGTGATGAACTTCGGCAATACGGAACCACGGCAAACTCGGACGAAACAGTACTTTACACAGCCAACCCGTCCGACAAGACCTCTCACCGCCTCTCGACGCTTGAATACGATTCAGGACACCTTCACCAGTTTCAGACTCGACAAGGTAACACGGAGAACCTCACATCGGACACGCCCACGCTCGTCTACCGTATGCACGACCCAAGCACGGGCGACCTCGTGTATGAGACTAAGATAGCCCACGATTCGAATTATCATCGGTCGGTGGCCGTCGTTCACGATACGGATAAGATTTCGGCAATTGTTGGTGGGTCCGAACCAGCATACTCACTTGGAGATATCCTCGACGAGTATCTCCCGACTGAATACATCCTCGCAGGACTCGGAATCCTGTTCGTGGCGTTCGTCGGGATACTCCTCCTCATATGGAAAGTTGCTAAGATGCCGTTAAAGATTCTCTCGTTCCCGTTCAAGATGTTCTGGAAACTCCTGAAGATGTTGAGACCGTGA
- the infB gene encoding translation initiation factor IF-2: MSDTDSTSQSDTLRTPIVAVLGHVDHGKTSLLDKIRGSAVSEGEAGAITQHIGATAVPLDTVSQMAGSLVKPEDFDLPGLLFIDTPGHHSFSTLRSRGGALADIAILVVDVNDSFQPQTEEAIDILKRTGTPFIVAANKIDTTPGWNPQEGEPIQKTYEEQSQRARSKLDEKLYEIIGELSDRGFSSDFYWRVQNFQSNIGVVPVSALTGEGIPDLLGVLMGLSQRYMKDEMAIDVAGPGSGTVLEVKEERGFGATLDVVLYDGTIRAGDTVVVGGANDPIVTEVRALLQPRPNAEIRTEKRFDKVDEVRAAAGVKIAAPDLEDAMAGAPVRVVGDRDLDEVIREVEAELADIEVTTEEEGVVVKADTLGSLEAMANALQEAEVPILRAEVGDVAPRDVAVASTAREPEHKVILGFNVDVLSNAEAELEKNDVKLFEDDVIYQLVEEYEDHVNEMKRAQQETILDKIVRPCRFRILQDHVFRQNNPAVVGVEVMSGTIKNNMNVVKWEDGEANRVGQLSGIQENGEDVSSARAGSRVSVAIDGPTVGRQIDEGDELWIELPEKHAKILEQELRDDIPTDELEALSGYLEKHRRRDPFWGK; the protein is encoded by the coding sequence ATGTCCGACACTGATTCGACGTCACAATCCGATACGCTTCGCACACCCATCGTGGCCGTCCTCGGCCACGTGGACCACGGGAAGACGAGTCTTCTCGACAAGATTCGCGGCTCCGCCGTCAGCGAGGGTGAGGCCGGTGCCATCACCCAGCACATCGGCGCGACCGCGGTCCCCTTAGACACCGTCTCGCAGATGGCCGGCAGTCTGGTCAAACCCGAGGACTTCGACCTCCCGGGGCTGTTGTTCATCGACACCCCGGGTCACCACTCCTTTAGCACCCTCCGCTCCCGCGGCGGGGCGCTCGCCGACATCGCCATCCTCGTGGTCGACGTGAACGACAGCTTCCAGCCGCAGACCGAGGAAGCCATCGACATCCTCAAACGAACGGGGACGCCGTTCATCGTGGCTGCGAACAAGATAGACACGACGCCGGGATGGAACCCCCAAGAGGGGGAACCCATCCAGAAAACGTACGAGGAACAGTCCCAGCGCGCCCGCTCGAAACTCGACGAGAAACTGTACGAGATTATCGGCGAACTCTCCGACCGCGGCTTTTCCTCCGACTTCTACTGGCGCGTCCAGAACTTCCAGTCCAACATCGGCGTCGTCCCCGTCTCGGCGCTCACCGGCGAGGGCATCCCGGACCTACTGGGCGTCCTGATGGGCCTCTCCCAGCGCTACATGAAAGATGAGATGGCCATCGACGTGGCCGGTCCCGGCTCCGGGACGGTCCTCGAAGTCAAGGAGGAACGCGGCTTCGGCGCGACCCTCGACGTGGTCCTCTACGACGGGACGATTCGCGCGGGCGACACCGTCGTCGTCGGCGGCGCGAACGACCCCATCGTCACCGAGGTCCGCGCGCTCCTCCAGCCCCGCCCGAACGCCGAGATTCGCACCGAAAAGCGGTTCGACAAGGTCGACGAGGTCCGCGCCGCGGCCGGTGTGAAAATCGCCGCCCCCGACCTCGAAGACGCGATGGCCGGCGCGCCGGTCCGCGTCGTCGGCGACCGCGACCTCGACGAGGTCATCCGCGAGGTCGAAGCCGAACTCGCCGACATCGAAGTGACGACCGAGGAGGAGGGCGTCGTCGTCAAGGCCGACACGCTCGGCAGTCTCGAAGCGATGGCGAACGCCTTACAGGAGGCTGAGGTTCCCATCCTCCGCGCCGAGGTCGGCGACGTGGCCCCGCGCGACGTGGCCGTCGCCTCGACCGCCCGCGAACCCGAACACAAGGTCATCCTCGGGTTCAACGTGGACGTGCTCTCGAACGCCGAGGCCGAACTCGAAAAGAACGACGTGAAGCTGTTCGAAGACGACGTTATCTATCAGCTCGTCGAGGAGTACGAAGACCACGTCAACGAGATGAAGCGCGCCCAACAGGAGACGATTCTCGACAAAATCGTCCGCCCGTGTCGCTTCCGCATCCTTCAGGACCACGTCTTCCGGCAGAACAACCCCGCCGTCGTCGGCGTCGAAGTCATGTCCGGGACCATCAAGAACAACATGAACGTCGTGAAGTGGGAAGACGGCGAGGCCAACCGCGTTGGCCAGCTCTCGGGCATCCAAGAGAACGGCGAGGACGTGTCGAGCGCCCGCGCGGGGTCGCGCGTCAGCGTCGCCATCGACGGCCCGACGGTCGGCCGGCAGATAGACGAGGGTGACGAGCTCTGGATAGAGCTTCCCGAGAAGCACGCGAAGATTCTCGAACAGGAGCTCCGCGACGACATCCCCACCGACGAACTGGAGGCGCTGTCTGGCTACCTCGAAAAGCACCGCCGCCGCGACCCCTTCTGGGGGAAGTAG
- a CDS encoding NOB1 family endonuclease codes for MRILDASAFIHEYHTDDETASIPLVKEELTGEHAFRFDALEGAGMYVHIPGQGTVDKVLRAAGETGDRDVLSETDTRLIAAAFELDATLVTDDYAMQNVAERLNVGVEVIAQDGIAEQRNWKFQCQGCGREFDENKERCPICGMELTRKNPA; via the coding sequence ATGCGGATTCTCGACGCTTCTGCGTTCATCCACGAGTACCACACCGACGACGAGACGGCCTCGATTCCCCTCGTCAAGGAAGAACTCACCGGCGAGCACGCCTTCCGCTTCGACGCGCTCGAAGGCGCGGGCATGTACGTCCACATCCCCGGACAGGGGACCGTAGACAAGGTGCTTCGCGCCGCGGGCGAGACCGGCGACCGTGACGTGCTCTCGGAGACCGACACGCGCCTCATCGCCGCCGCGTTCGAACTCGACGCGACGCTCGTCACCGACGACTACGCGATGCAGAACGTCGCCGAACGACTCAACGTCGGCGTCGAAGTCATCGCCCAAGACGGCATCGCTGAACAGCGGAACTGGAAGTTCCAATGTCAGGGCTGCGGCCGCGAGTTCGACGAGAACAAAGAGCGCTGTCCCATCTGCGGGATGGAGCTGACGCGGAAGAATCCGGCGTAA
- a CDS encoding ribbon-helix-helix domain-containing protein, with product MDEEFVKELDAVKERRGYSSRAALIRDVLSQALSPGDLEDEIARLEDEIDSLEQQKESIEQDIKSKQALLEHKREQLEEQEQREQSAEEELEAALNTVAAYLAVGDEELDVTVAAQSSVETVLQLEDECDSVDDVLDLADEQTDEIEPADHLPDKIVESTSEQDLADKYNL from the coding sequence ATGGATGAAGAGTTCGTCAAAGAACTTGATGCAGTCAAAGAACGGCGTGGCTACTCTTCTCGTGCCGCTCTCATCCGAGATGTACTCTCGCAGGCACTCTCTCCTGGCGACCTCGAAGACGAAATCGCTCGGTTAGAAGATGAAATTGATTCGCTTGAACAACAGAAAGAGAGCATCGAGCAGGATATCAAGTCTAAGCAGGCTCTCCTCGAACACAAGCGAGAGCAGCTCGAAGAACAGGAGCAGCGAGAGCAGTCGGCAGAAGAAGAACTCGAAGCGGCGCTGAACACAGTAGCGGCGTATCTCGCTGTTGGTGACGAAGAACTTGATGTGACGGTAGCCGCCCAATCTTCAGTCGAGACTGTTCTCCAACTCGAAGACGAGTGCGACTCCGTAGATGATGTGCTTGACCTCGCTGATGAGCAGACTGATGAGATTGAGCCTGCAGACCACCTCCCAGACAAAATTGTAGAATCGACTTCCGAACAAGACCTTGCAGACAAATACAACCTCTAA
- a CDS encoding CPBP family intramembrane glutamic endopeptidase: MAHDTARASASPADHLQAYGGIIIVVALSLLVGATFGSVAGGLARGVVPGDTALIGAIQSAGQFVGFGVVGAGYLAARDDWDLIRFERPTARDALWIVGGFVAVMGVYLGASALMSALGIQSGDSVIAQQGRENPVYFLYLTVVTIVLVGPAEELIFRGVAFGELRRLWGPAPAVVLSSLVFASIHVWSFSGEGAFVSLGMVFLLGSVLALVYEKSGNLLVAALVHGLYNAVQFLVSYAQATGMV; this comes from the coding sequence ATGGCACACGACACCGCCCGCGCGTCTGCGAGCCCCGCAGACCACCTCCAAGCGTACGGTGGCATCATCATCGTCGTCGCCCTCTCGCTTCTCGTCGGTGCGACGTTCGGCTCGGTCGCCGGCGGCCTCGCTCGCGGCGTTGTTCCGGGTGACACCGCACTCATCGGCGCGATACAGAGCGCCGGACAGTTCGTCGGCTTCGGCGTCGTCGGCGCGGGCTACCTCGCCGCCCGCGACGACTGGGACCTGATTCGATTCGAGCGACCGACCGCCCGCGACGCCCTGTGGATCGTCGGCGGGTTCGTCGCCGTGATGGGCGTCTACCTCGGCGCGTCGGCGCTGATGTCCGCGCTGGGAATCCAGAGCGGCGACAGCGTCATCGCCCAGCAGGGCCGCGAGAACCCGGTGTACTTCCTGTATCTCACTGTCGTCACCATCGTCCTCGTCGGCCCGGCGGAGGAGCTTATCTTCCGCGGCGTCGCCTTCGGTGAACTCCGCCGACTCTGGGGCCCCGCGCCCGCGGTCGTCCTGTCGAGTCTGGTGTTCGCGTCGATTCACGTCTGGTCCTTCTCCGGCGAGGGAGCCTTCGTCTCGCTGGGGATGGTGTTCCTCCTCGGGAGCGTCCTCGCGCTCGTCTACGAGAAGAGCGGAAACCTGCTCGTCGCCGCGCTGGTCCACGGACTGTACAACGCAGTCCAGTTCCTCGTGAGCTACGCGCAGGCGACCGGCATGGTGTAA
- a CDS encoding cold-shock protein, protein MSQFQFEGVVDFFNDTGGYGWISNEVLDEDVFFHMQDIGGPDLAEGQQVSFEYEESEKGPRVTNIERLSNPDDLDAEGDER, encoded by the coding sequence ATGAGTCAATTTCAGTTCGAAGGCGTGGTTGACTTCTTCAACGACACAGGTGGCTACGGTTGGATTTCCAACGAAGTCCTCGATGAAGATGTGTTCTTTCACATGCAGGATATTGGTGGCCCTGACCTCGCTGAAGGACAGCAGGTGTCGTTCGAGTATGAGGAATCAGAGAAAGGCCCTCGTGTGACTAACATCGAGCGGCTCTCCAATCCCGACGACCTTGACGCCGAGGGTGATGAGCGATGA
- a CDS encoding PRC-barrel domain-containing protein: protein MADILAENLSGKAVMGSDGTELGMLYNITMDLKSGELHDLLVQPNEQVAPSRVAFDQDDRGRFRIPVNRVQAVKDYIVVQR from the coding sequence ATGGCCGACATACTCGCCGAGAACCTCTCCGGAAAGGCCGTCATGGGGTCCGACGGGACGGAACTCGGGATGCTGTACAACATCACGATGGATCTGAAATCGGGCGAGCTTCACGACCTCCTCGTCCAGCCGAACGAACAGGTCGCCCCGAGCCGTGTGGCGTTCGACCAGGACGACCGCGGTCGGTTCCGAATCCCGGTGAATCGCGTGCAGGCGGTCAAGGATTACATCGTCGTCCAACGGTAG